One window from the genome of Enterococcus haemoperoxidus ATCC BAA-382 encodes:
- a CDS encoding cell division site-positioning protein MapZ family protein: MTKQCPNCGTEIDNKEDLCPKCGYSFKTNQKKAIKESDNATSNEKADDTSSFLNKEQNENIEWSELKDMSIGHVMTMFNEQQSDEKSPESTEEVQEESSEKAQIIKEIETPVEKEVISLENGSDELLNTAALDQYINEHKNDKPMIDDLSESEDHEETDKKTEADQPDSSNEQSKTKDKGQDDVKSNESDHKSTESNKELPQDKKNQSQEEITKFTKPEEQIEDSKPIGPKALPTNTSEIPSKSKKPEEIEMDAAPIFFKDAEEAKTGKNQFEKPTDEKTVANETKNDLPITASSKNYKKMSIILAAVVVLAGGSWLAYNQTQKKDTIGGEVSQKQEKLATQTEKELKSYFTDDKQLFLKPEMVSVSPKAIKENLDTLKDEPNYKELDALYKKVIEKQTAITKTNELFAQPIIDGSKLKDVAIKADKKVDLAKREEKDDFDKLLNQATDQAVSQYDQLQKAKAAVDVFYKNNELTDALTRENYTAAKTEVDKVKSDTLRKPLNEALVKADKSLTDTEALNAPQQQVPVDQTPAQTNETPTSDYQGNNTQTTNGVQPDSNTFSAPNAQGVYTDPVYSVNPTDVSDMSNPAWSWAPGIQEKVIATCIERGYITAGGYSLQPARIINGEGYYNLYGSDNQYLVTINAKTGWFKGNASRNAGR, translated from the coding sequence ATGACGAAACAATGTCCGAATTGCGGAACAGAAATAGACAATAAAGAAGACCTATGCCCGAAATGTGGTTATTCTTTCAAAACGAATCAGAAAAAAGCAATCAAAGAGTCAGATAATGCTACCTCTAACGAAAAAGCAGACGATACTTCTAGTTTTTTGAATAAAGAGCAAAATGAAAATATTGAATGGTCTGAATTGAAGGATATGAGTATTGGACATGTAATGACGATGTTCAATGAACAACAATCAGACGAAAAATCACCTGAATCAACAGAAGAAGTTCAGGAAGAATCATCCGAAAAAGCACAGATAATTAAAGAGATAGAAACGCCAGTTGAAAAAGAGGTTATCTCGTTAGAAAACGGATCAGACGAACTTTTGAATACGGCGGCTTTAGATCAATACATCAATGAACATAAAAATGACAAACCAATGATTGATGACCTATCTGAATCAGAAGATCATGAAGAAACTGATAAAAAAACAGAGGCAGATCAACCTGACTCTTCTAATGAGCAATCAAAGACGAAAGATAAAGGACAAGATGACGTGAAATCCAACGAATCAGATCATAAATCAACAGAATCAAATAAAGAATTGCCGCAAGATAAAAAGAACCAATCGCAAGAAGAAATTACAAAATTCACTAAACCAGAAGAACAAATAGAAGATTCAAAGCCAATTGGTCCTAAAGCTTTACCGACCAACACATCTGAGATTCCATCAAAGAGTAAAAAACCAGAAGAAATTGAAATGGATGCAGCACCTATTTTCTTTAAAGATGCTGAAGAAGCCAAGACTGGTAAAAATCAATTTGAAAAACCGACAGATGAAAAAACAGTTGCAAACGAAACAAAAAATGATTTGCCGATTACAGCATCAAGTAAAAACTATAAAAAAATGTCGATTATTTTAGCAGCAGTTGTCGTACTTGCTGGTGGCTCTTGGTTAGCCTATAATCAGACTCAAAAGAAAGATACAATTGGTGGAGAAGTCTCACAAAAACAAGAAAAATTAGCAACTCAAACAGAGAAAGAGTTAAAGAGTTATTTTACAGATGACAAACAACTATTCCTTAAACCAGAGATGGTGAGCGTTAGTCCAAAAGCAATCAAAGAAAATTTAGATACGCTTAAAGATGAACCGAATTACAAGGAGCTTGATGCTCTTTATAAAAAAGTTATAGAAAAACAAACTGCAATCACAAAAACAAATGAATTATTTGCTCAACCAATTATTGATGGCAGCAAATTAAAAGATGTCGCAATCAAAGCTGACAAAAAAGTCGACCTTGCCAAACGTGAAGAAAAAGATGACTTTGATAAATTACTTAATCAAGCAACCGATCAAGCTGTAAGTCAGTACGATCAATTACAAAAGGCTAAAGCAGCAGTTGATGTATTTTATAAAAATAATGAATTGACAGATGCTTTAACAAGAGAAAACTATACTGCGGCAAAAACAGAAGTAGATAAAGTAAAAAGTGATACACTACGTAAACCGCTGAATGAAGCATTAGTTAAAGCTGATAAATCATTGACAGATACTGAAGCCTTGAATGCGCCACAGCAACAAGTCCCAGTAGATCAAACGCCAGCTCAAACAAATGAAACACCTACGTCTGACTACCAAGGAAATAATACACAAACAACAAATGGCGTACAACCGGATTCAAATACTTTTTCAGCACCGAATGCTCAAGGTGTCTATACAGATCCTGTATATTCAGTCAATCCAACTGATGTTAGTGATATGAGTAATCCAGCTTGGAGCTGGGCACCAGGAATTCAGGAAAAAGTAATCGCAACTTGTATTGAACGTGGCTATATCACAGCTGGCGGCTATTCTTTACAACCGGCAAGGATTATTAACGGTGAGGGGTATTACAATCTATATGGCTCAGACAACCAGTATTTAGTCACAATTAATGCGAAAACTGGGTGGTTTAAAGGAAATGCTTCAAGAAATGCTGGAAGATAG
- the rpoD gene encoding RNA polymerase sigma factor RpoD — MEKETEKKYAAAVAAFIKESKPKGTVLYDDLTNKLATPFTLNADEMEKLIQKVEDAGISVVDENGDPSEHSLKKDAKVAEKAQMEDLSAPTGVKINDPVRMYLKEIGRVQLLTAAEEVELALKIEEGDQEAKQRLAEANLRLVVSIAKRYVGRGMQFLDLIQEGNMGLMKAVEKFDYRKGFKFSTYATWWIRQAITRAIADQARTIRIPVHMVETINKLIRIQRQLLQDLGREPTPEEIGAEMDLPTEKVREILKIAQEPVSLETPIGEEDDSHLGDFIEDQDATSPAEHAAYELLKEQLEDVLDTLTDREENVLRLRFGLDDGRTRTLEEVGKVFGVTRERIRQIEAKALRKLRHPSRSKQLKDFLE, encoded by the coding sequence ATGGAAAAAGAAACAGAAAAAAAATATGCAGCTGCAGTGGCAGCCTTTATCAAAGAGAGCAAACCAAAAGGTACTGTTCTTTATGATGATCTAACAAACAAATTAGCAACGCCATTTACATTGAATGCAGATGAAATGGAGAAGTTGATCCAAAAAGTTGAAGACGCTGGAATCAGTGTTGTTGATGAAAATGGTGATCCAAGTGAACATAGTCTTAAAAAAGACGCAAAAGTTGCTGAAAAAGCCCAAATGGAAGATTTATCTGCCCCGACTGGTGTTAAAATCAACGATCCTGTTCGTATGTATCTTAAAGAAATCGGACGTGTTCAATTATTAACAGCAGCAGAAGAAGTAGAATTGGCTTTAAAAATCGAAGAAGGCGATCAAGAAGCAAAACAACGTTTAGCTGAAGCTAACTTACGTTTGGTTGTTTCAATTGCAAAACGTTATGTAGGACGTGGTATGCAATTCCTTGATTTGATCCAAGAAGGAAATATGGGTCTAATGAAAGCTGTAGAAAAATTTGATTACCGTAAAGGATTCAAATTTTCAACTTATGCTACTTGGTGGATTCGTCAAGCAATCACTCGCGCGATCGCTGACCAAGCTAGAACAATTCGGATTCCTGTGCATATGGTGGAAACAATCAATAAATTGATTCGTATTCAACGTCAATTGCTGCAAGACTTAGGTCGGGAACCAACGCCTGAAGAAATCGGTGCAGAAATGGACTTGCCGACCGAAAAAGTGCGTGAAATATTGAAAATTGCGCAAGAGCCAGTTTCGTTGGAAACACCAATTGGTGAAGAAGATGATTCTCACCTTGGGGACTTTATTGAAGATCAAGATGCAACAAGTCCTGCTGAACATGCAGCATATGAGTTGTTGAAAGAACAATTAGAAGATGTACTTGATACATTAACTGACCGTGAAGAAAATGTTTTACGTTTACGTTTTGGTCTAGATGATGGACGTACAAGAACATTGGAAGAAGTTGGGAAAGTATTTGGTGTAACCCGCGAACGTATTCGTCAAATCGAAGCGAAAGCACTACGCAAATTACGCCATCCTTCTCGTTCTAAACAATTAAAAGACTTTCTAGAATAA
- the dnaG gene encoding DNA primase, with amino-acid sequence MAQRIPQEVIEEVRQRTNIVDVVGQYVQLKKSGKNYMGLCPFHEERSPSFSVAEDKQIFHCFGCGKGGTVFNFLQEIEGINFPESVRRVAELEQIPVNIDWVNTTESDSTENLQTRKLIELHKKAADLYHHVLMNTQIGEPALNYLLERGLTKELIETFKIGFAPQKRDFLSQVFQNEEVAEDLSKESGLFIQRDNGEFLDRFYQRVMFPINDDRGNVIAFSGRLLKTEDFPGDDMPKYLNSPETVLFNKRDTLFNFDKARKEIRKENTVFLFEGFMDVIAAWQAGITSGVASMGTSLTNEQIRKLERVAKELVVCYDGDTAGVEATNRAISLLSEHSRFQLSIVSIPEKLDPDEYLRKYGNESFRELALHGRETVFSFKMQYHRLTRNMNNEKEQLDYVNDLLQELILVQSPLERDRYLNQLAQEFQLSFHSLEEQLKQLETQQRSTKRRERQQQVTPPPQAYEIDDMLEPPEMFEEVVVTPSVQNKLPLTQVEKAERTLLYRLMNEQSVRNQLIQLTDFSFAHDQYQELYLLLDSYMSIHSDFLLADFIDYLKDETIKKLAIDISLQTISEESSDREIADVIRVIGNSTLEDQIKEKQLQKKEAERLGNKPLVDELAIEVISLVKQLQKSRTAS; translated from the coding sequence GTGGCACAAAGAATTCCTCAAGAAGTTATCGAGGAAGTAAGACAACGTACGAATATCGTTGATGTCGTTGGACAATATGTTCAATTGAAAAAATCCGGTAAGAATTATATGGGTTTATGTCCGTTTCATGAAGAACGTTCCCCTTCATTTTCAGTAGCAGAAGATAAACAAATTTTTCATTGTTTTGGCTGCGGAAAAGGTGGAACTGTTTTTAATTTTCTGCAGGAAATAGAAGGGATCAATTTCCCAGAATCCGTAAGAAGAGTGGCTGAATTAGAGCAAATACCCGTCAATATCGACTGGGTCAATACAACGGAGTCAGACTCAACGGAAAATCTGCAAACTCGTAAGTTGATCGAACTGCATAAAAAAGCAGCTGATTTATATCATCATGTTTTGATGAATACGCAAATTGGTGAACCAGCGTTGAATTATTTATTAGAACGCGGGCTGACAAAAGAACTCATCGAAACCTTTAAAATCGGATTCGCTCCTCAAAAACGTGACTTTTTAAGTCAAGTATTCCAAAATGAAGAAGTAGCTGAGGATTTATCCAAGGAGTCTGGATTGTTTATTCAAAGAGACAACGGTGAGTTTTTAGATCGTTTTTACCAGCGTGTTATGTTTCCAATCAATGATGATCGTGGCAACGTGATTGCTTTTTCAGGAAGATTACTTAAAACAGAAGATTTTCCGGGTGATGATATGCCCAAGTACTTAAATAGTCCAGAAACAGTCTTGTTTAATAAAAGAGATACATTATTTAACTTTGACAAAGCTCGTAAAGAGATTCGCAAAGAAAATACTGTGTTTTTATTTGAAGGATTTATGGATGTTATTGCAGCTTGGCAAGCAGGTATTACCAGCGGTGTCGCCTCTATGGGAACTAGTTTGACTAACGAGCAGATTCGTAAACTTGAACGAGTAGCTAAAGAACTTGTAGTTTGCTACGATGGCGATACCGCCGGAGTAGAAGCGACAAATCGTGCTATTTCTTTATTAAGTGAGCACAGTCGTTTTCAATTAAGTATCGTTAGTATTCCAGAAAAACTGGATCCAGATGAGTATTTAAGAAAATACGGCAACGAGTCATTTCGTGAGTTAGCATTGCATGGTCGAGAGACTGTTTTTAGCTTTAAAATGCAGTATCATCGTTTGACTAGGAATATGAACAACGAAAAAGAACAATTGGATTATGTGAATGATCTGCTGCAAGAATTGATATTAGTACAGTCGCCATTAGAGCGAGATCGCTATTTGAATCAATTAGCGCAAGAATTTCAGCTATCCTTTCATTCTTTAGAAGAGCAGTTGAAGCAACTTGAAACGCAACAACGTTCTACTAAGAGAAGAGAACGGCAACAACAAGTAACACCGCCACCTCAAGCTTATGAGATCGACGACATGCTGGAACCGCCAGAAATGTTTGAAGAAGTAGTTGTTACTCCGTCGGTTCAAAATAAACTACCATTAACACAAGTAGAAAAAGCAGAGCGCACGTTGTTGTATCGTTTAATGAATGAACAAAGCGTCAGAAATCAACTGATTCAGCTAACAGACTTTAGTTTTGCTCATGACCAATATCAAGAACTTTATTTGTTGTTAGATAGTTATATGAGTATTCATTCTGACTTTCTACTAGCTGATTTTATTGATTATCTAAAAGATGAAACAATCAAAAAATTAGCGATTGATATTTCTTTGCAGACCATTTCAGAAGAAAGTTCTGATCGTGAAATTGCAGATGTCATAAGAGTGATTGGAAATTCCACCTTGGAAGATCAGATCAAGGAAAAGCAACTGCAAAAAAAAGAAGCAGAACGTCTTGGAAATAAGCCTTTAGTTGATGAATTAGCAATCGAAGTCATAAGCTTAGTAAAACAATTGCAAAAAAGTCGTACAGCGTCCTAA
- a CDS encoding SPFH domain-containing protein, whose translation MVIIVQQGEVKIVESFGKYVKTIDPGLHFLIPVLYKVRGRVSLKQTPLEIESQSVITRDNVIVEVDEAIKYHVTDVRAFVYDNEDSVTSMIQDCQSNLRGIIGKMDLNEVLNGTEEINVSLFESVKDITAGYGLSIDRINIGEISVSDEIVNSMNKLITASRDKESTITISEGRKQSIILDSEANASQMQIDAEARAKQTKIDAEARAERTKIDADAEAERIRITTEAERQRILALNQAIKDSDLNEQTLAYLGIEAFKQVVRSDTNTVILPSNMTELGNIPVVKELWNAQDTKD comes from the coding sequence ATGGTGATTATTGTCCAGCAAGGTGAAGTGAAAATTGTTGAAAGTTTTGGTAAATATGTTAAAACAATCGATCCAGGGCTTCATTTTCTGATACCTGTATTGTATAAAGTAAGGGGTCGAGTATCTTTAAAGCAAACACCTCTAGAAATTGAGTCTCAAAGTGTGATTACGCGCGATAACGTAATTGTAGAAGTAGATGAAGCAATTAAATATCATGTAACAGATGTTCGAGCTTTTGTTTATGACAATGAAGATTCTGTGACGTCAATGATTCAAGATTGCCAATCAAATCTACGTGGTATTATCGGAAAAATGGATTTGAATGAAGTGCTTAATGGAACCGAAGAAATCAATGTAAGTCTATTTGAAAGTGTAAAAGATATTACTGCTGGTTACGGATTATCAATTGATCGAATCAATATTGGCGAAATTTCTGTATCAGATGAAATTGTAAACTCGATGAACAAACTGATTACAGCTAGTCGTGATAAAGAATCGACGATTACGATTTCAGAAGGTAGAAAACAATCAATCATCTTAGATTCAGAAGCGAATGCATCACAAATGCAAATCGATGCTGAAGCGAGAGCGAAACAAACGAAAATCGATGCAGAGGCGCGTGCAGAAAGAACCAAGATCGATGCTGATGCTGAAGCAGAAAGAATTCGTATAACAACAGAAGCGGAGAGACAACGTATCTTAGCTTTGAATCAAGCAATCAAAGACAGTGATTTAAATGAACAAACTTTAGCTTATTTAGGGATAGAAGCATTTAAGCAAGTTGTTAGAAGCGATACAAACACAGTGATCTTACCCAGCAACATGACTGAACTAGGGAATATTCCTGTTGTTAAAGAATTGTGGAATGCACAAGATACTAAAGATTAA
- a CDS encoding cation-translocating P-type ATPase has protein sequence MTNKFDLKQGLTQLEVEERKKQGLQNDYEENVAKSTKDIIYDNVMTLFNFLNFGIALCLFFVGAYSNLAFLAIILVNMGMGIYQEIHARNLVQKLSIVAKESVHVIRDGKQIEIDTKELVIDDIVVISAGEQVPSDMEVLDGKAEANEALLTGESDLIEKTEGAILLSGSFLASGQVYGKVIHVGADNYAVKITAEAKVHKPIQSELVNSIRKVSKFTSLVIIPLGIILFVEGFLIRNSGLEASVVASAAALLGMLPKGLVLLISITLTTGVVKLAKKRILVQDMYSIETLAHVDTLCLDKTGTITEGKMKVQKVEILHTNYHENFPQIIGSYLAESTDNNITMQAIRDHFELSNRYGAVKSLPFSSERKWGAIEFTELGTVYLGAPEKLVTADRLPKEVIEAQENGYRVLMLAISENAPLNEEKMPYLEPLAVLEIDDPIRQNANETLAYLREEGIDLKVISGDNPVTVSNIARRAGLFGYESYVDLSKMETEAEVRKAVHEFTVFGRVSPQQKRTIVRELKDNDHVVAMTGDGVNDVLALREADCSIAMAEGDGATRQISNLVLLDSDFTTLPDVLFEGRRVVNNVTKVASVFFIKTIYSFILSMICVFTTIAFPFIPIQITLIDLAIEGYPAFFLSFESDKRKVRGKFLPTALRNASVNAVLVVLNIVAVYLMGQNQGFTQMETTTLMYYLLIGISCMAVVRACLPFNPLRIFLAVTTVGGIYVAAMLFHSILEVGFLNQQTLPIFAVMMLINITVRIIVGLFQMKRSGTTIKDL, from the coding sequence ATGACAAATAAGTTTGACCTAAAACAGGGATTAACTCAATTAGAGGTAGAGGAACGAAAAAAACAAGGGTTACAAAATGATTATGAGGAAAATGTTGCTAAATCTACGAAAGACATCATTTACGACAACGTAATGACATTGTTTAACTTTTTAAACTTTGGGATCGCGCTATGTTTATTTTTTGTTGGAGCTTATTCCAATTTAGCGTTTTTAGCAATTATATTAGTGAATATGGGTATGGGAATCTATCAAGAAATCCATGCAAGAAATTTAGTGCAAAAATTATCAATTGTAGCAAAAGAAAGCGTCCATGTTATTCGTGATGGTAAACAGATAGAAATCGATACAAAAGAATTAGTCATAGATGATATCGTGGTGATTTCCGCTGGAGAACAAGTTCCGTCTGATATGGAAGTTTTAGATGGGAAAGCAGAAGCTAATGAAGCGCTATTAACTGGTGAATCTGATTTGATTGAGAAAACAGAAGGCGCTATTTTATTATCGGGTAGCTTTCTGGCAAGTGGTCAAGTTTACGGAAAAGTTATTCATGTTGGAGCGGATAATTATGCAGTTAAAATCACTGCAGAAGCCAAAGTGCATAAACCAATTCAATCTGAATTAGTCAATTCGATTCGTAAAGTATCGAAATTCACGAGTTTAGTAATCATTCCTTTGGGGATCATTTTGTTTGTAGAAGGGTTCTTAATTCGTAACTCTGGTTTAGAAGCGTCAGTGGTCGCATCTGCAGCGGCATTACTTGGAATGTTGCCAAAGGGCTTGGTTCTTTTGATCAGCATCACGTTAACTACAGGAGTCGTAAAATTAGCTAAAAAACGAATTCTTGTTCAAGATATGTACTCAATCGAAACTTTAGCGCATGTCGATACACTTTGTTTAGATAAGACGGGTACAATCACTGAAGGGAAAATGAAAGTTCAAAAAGTAGAAATTTTACATACCAACTATCATGAGAATTTTCCTCAAATCATCGGTAGCTATCTAGCAGAAAGTACAGATAATAATATTACAATGCAAGCTATTCGTGATCATTTCGAATTGTCTAACCGTTATGGTGCAGTTAAATCATTGCCATTTTCTTCTGAAAGAAAGTGGGGAGCAATCGAGTTTACAGAACTAGGAACGGTATATCTTGGTGCTCCTGAGAAATTAGTTACAGCAGATCGCTTACCGAAAGAAGTGATTGAAGCACAAGAAAACGGCTATCGTGTATTAATGTTAGCCATTTCCGAAAATGCTCCACTGAATGAAGAAAAGATGCCGTATTTAGAACCTTTGGCTGTATTAGAAATCGATGATCCGATTCGTCAAAATGCTAATGAAACATTAGCTTATTTACGTGAAGAGGGAATCGATTTAAAAGTTATTTCTGGTGATAATCCGGTTACTGTTTCTAATATTGCGCGTCGTGCTGGATTATTTGGTTATGAATCTTATGTTGACTTATCGAAAATGGAAACAGAAGCTGAAGTGCGCAAAGCAGTCCATGAATTCACTGTGTTTGGTCGTGTATCACCTCAGCAAAAACGTACGATCGTTCGAGAATTGAAAGATAATGATCATGTTGTTGCCATGACAGGTGACGGTGTGAATGATGTTTTAGCATTAAGAGAAGCTGACTGTAGTATAGCCATGGCTGAAGGTGATGGGGCGACAAGACAGATTTCTAATTTAGTATTATTGGATTCTGATTTCACAACATTACCCGATGTTTTATTTGAAGGTAGACGTGTTGTTAATAATGTAACAAAAGTTGCGAGTGTCTTCTTTATAAAAACGATTTATTCATTTATTTTATCAATGATTTGTGTATTTACTACTATTGCATTTCCATTTATACCGATCCAAATCACATTGATTGATTTAGCAATTGAAGGATATCCAGCATTCTTCTTGTCATTTGAAAGTGATAAACGAAAAGTACGAGGTAAATTCTTACCGACGGCATTAAGAAATGCATCTGTTAATGCAGTTTTAGTAGTGTTAAATATTGTTGCTGTATATTTGATGGGCCAAAACCAAGGCTTCACTCAAATGGAAACAACGACGTTGATGTATTACTTATTGATTGGTATTAGCTGTATGGCAGTTGTTCGCGCATGTTTGCCATTTAATCCACTTAGAATTTTCTTGGCTGTTACAACCGTGGGAGGGATTTATGTCGCTGCAATGCTGTTCCATAGTATCTTAGAAGTAGGATTTTTAAATCAGCAGACATTACCTATTTTTGCAGTAATGATGCTTATTAATATTACTGTTCGAATCATAGTTGGACTTTTCCAAATGAAACGATCTGGTACAACAATCAAAGATCTTTAA
- a CDS encoding lysozyme family protein — protein MGKLMKIVKKILLLFFLLLIIGLGYFGFKIRQNVQQVMTYEAEVEQAVKENNIPEYKNLVLAIIYTESKGRSEDLMQSSESAYGKRQMIGTTKESIDTGVAFLAQSIAQADEAGCDIWTAVQAYNFGLDYIAFVKERGGNNSIHLAEEYSKEVLSPLLGNTDQKTYRYYRPQALIYNGGFLYNNGGNMFYADLVKMNEQFIKWLN, from the coding sequence ATGGGCAAATTGATGAAAATTGTAAAAAAAATACTGCTCTTATTTTTTCTATTGCTGATTATCGGGTTAGGATATTTTGGGTTTAAAATTCGCCAAAATGTGCAGCAAGTGATGACCTACGAAGCTGAGGTAGAACAGGCAGTCAAAGAAAATAATATTCCTGAATATAAAAATTTAGTTTTAGCTATTATTTACACTGAATCAAAAGGGCGTTCAGAAGACTTGATGCAAAGCAGTGAAAGTGCATATGGTAAAAGACAAATGATTGGTACAACTAAAGAAAGTATCGACACAGGAGTTGCTTTTTTGGCACAATCAATCGCGCAAGCCGATGAAGCTGGGTGTGATATTTGGACAGCTGTTCAAGCATATAATTTTGGATTAGATTATATTGCGTTTGTAAAAGAACGGGGCGGAAATAATTCGATTCACCTTGCAGAAGAATATTCAAAAGAAGTCTTGTCACCGTTACTAGGCAATACAGACCAAAAAACATATCGTTATTATCGACCACAAGCATTGATCTACAATGGGGGCTTTTTGTATAATAATGGTGGAAATATGTTTTATGCTGATCTAGTTAAGATGAACGAGCAATTTATTAAGTGGTTGAACTAA